In Candidatus Glassbacteria bacterium, one genomic interval encodes:
- a CDS encoding transcriptional regulator codes for MTQNQTAQTETDWHPADIKAALAKRGWSYARISREFGHKDLSTAYGVLKKPYPRIERFIAEIIGIPPHRIWPTRYFKDGSPKGLGIRGEYSKSPHLGNGKSRGAA; via the coding sequence ATGACGCAAAACCAAACGGCGCAAACAGAAACAGACTGGCACCCGGCCGATATCAAGGCCGCCCTGGCGAAACGCGGCTGGAGCTATGCCCGGATTTCCAGAGAATTCGGCCACAAGGATTTGAGCACGGCCTACGGGGTGCTGAAAAAGCCCTACCCGCGAATTGAGCGGTTCATCGCCGAAATTATCGGCATACCGCCCCACCGCATTTGGCCCACAAGATACTTCAAGGACGGTTCGCCCAAGGGCCTGGGTATCCGGGGCGAGTATAGCAAATCCCCACATTTGGGGAATGGAAAATCGCGGGGGGCTGCCTAG